A genomic segment from Lutzomyia longipalpis isolate SR_M1_2022 chromosome 3, ASM2433408v1 encodes:
- the LOC129794143 gene encoding uncharacterized protein LOC129794143 isoform X1: MGRFFTHALVLSCIILLSSCNANDDSRNDHNENEEHFDSFQHQRPTLSRFPQQLLQLLPGSGLDNQIVPENDGIYGVEEPVARTFFHQSSEDEYADDAEYDTDPELQSSLPYGIQNVRRNVEMLPSRSIRTKPKITRTSFQSLCPSRRTLVYLNSEAGNYEYKPDHYEEVTCQHPFTSFRDYRVHRNKPALSRLIDGNMDEICGEVGFSCIQLNRTIFLTRRLFGTDCWESLTRQVPAGCECMWPKHHYGDITSHH; encoded by the exons atgggACGCTTTTTCACACAC GCGCTGGTATTATCGTGCATTATTCTCTTATCATCATGCAATGCAAATGACGACAGTAGAAACGATCACAATGAGAATGAGGAGCACTTCGATAGCTTTCAGCATCAACGACCCACGCTGTCGAGATTTCCGCAGCAGCTCCTGCAACTTCTCCCAGGAAGTGGGTTAGACAATCAGATTGTGCC GGAAAATGATGGTATTTATGGCGTCGAGGAGCCCGTTGCGAGGAcattcttccaccagagtagtGAGGATGAGTACGCGGATGATGCAGAGTATGACACAGATCCTGAGTTGCAATCAAGTTTACCCTATGGGATTCAGAATGTAAGACGAAACGTTGAGATGCTGCCAAGCAGGTCGATTCGTACAAAACCAAAAATTACACGA ACAAGCTTCCAATCGCTATGCCCTTCTAGGAGGACACTGGTGTACCTAAACAGCGAAGCAGGAAATTATGAATACAAACCAGATCACTATGAGGAGGTGACCTGTCAGCATCCTTTCACCTCATTCAGAGACTACCGGGTGCACAGAAATAAG CCCGCTTTAAGTCGCTTAATCGATGGGAATATGGATGAG atTTGCGGTGAAGTGGGTTTCTCATGTATTCAGCTAAACAGGACAATCTTCCTGACACGCCGTCTCTTTGGAACTGATTGCTGGGAATCCCTAACGCGACAGGTGCCCGCAGGATGTGAGTGCATGTGGCCAAAGCATCACTACGGCGATATTACGTCCCACCACTGA
- the LOC129794143 gene encoding uncharacterized protein LOC129794143 isoform X2, which yields MGRFFTHALVLSCIILLSSCNANDDSRNDHNENEEHFDSFQHQRPTLSRFPQQLLQLLPGSGLDNQIVPENDGIYGVEEPVARTFFHQSSEDEYADDAEYDTDPELQSSLPYGIQNVRRNVEMLPSRSIRTKPKITRTSFQSLCPSRRTLVYLNSEAGNYEYKPDHYEEVTCQHPFTSFRDYRVHRNKICGEVGFSCIQLNRTIFLTRRLFGTDCWESLTRQVPAGCECMWPKHHYGDITSHH from the exons atgggACGCTTTTTCACACAC GCGCTGGTATTATCGTGCATTATTCTCTTATCATCATGCAATGCAAATGACGACAGTAGAAACGATCACAATGAGAATGAGGAGCACTTCGATAGCTTTCAGCATCAACGACCCACGCTGTCGAGATTTCCGCAGCAGCTCCTGCAACTTCTCCCAGGAAGTGGGTTAGACAATCAGATTGTGCC GGAAAATGATGGTATTTATGGCGTCGAGGAGCCCGTTGCGAGGAcattcttccaccagagtagtGAGGATGAGTACGCGGATGATGCAGAGTATGACACAGATCCTGAGTTGCAATCAAGTTTACCCTATGGGATTCAGAATGTAAGACGAAACGTTGAGATGCTGCCAAGCAGGTCGATTCGTACAAAACCAAAAATTACACGA ACAAGCTTCCAATCGCTATGCCCTTCTAGGAGGACACTGGTGTACCTAAACAGCGAAGCAGGAAATTATGAATACAAACCAGATCACTATGAGGAGGTGACCTGTCAGCATCCTTTCACCTCATTCAGAGACTACCGGGTGCACAGAAATAAG atTTGCGGTGAAGTGGGTTTCTCATGTATTCAGCTAAACAGGACAATCTTCCTGACACGCCGTCTCTTTGGAACTGATTGCTGGGAATCCCTAACGCGACAGGTGCCCGCAGGATGTGAGTGCATGTGGCCAAAGCATCACTACGGCGATATTACGTCCCACCACTGA